In Edaphobacter aggregans, the sequence CTCGTTCCAGACGATGCCATCGGGGAAGCTGTAACGCTGGAGTGATTCGGCATGGATCTCACTGCCATAGCCCGGGGTCTGCGGCAGCATGTAGTGGCCGCGGTTAATCGTAACCGGTGCGACGAAGTGTTCGTGGAGGTGATCGACGTATTCGATGACGCGATCTTTCATGGTCGCTGAGATGCTGAGGAAGTCGAAGATGGAAAGATGCTGCACATACTCGCACAAGCCGACGCCGCCGGCGTGCGGGCAGACCGGAACGCCGAACTTTGCGGCCATCAGCATGATGGAGAGGTTTTCGTTGATGCTGGCGACTCGGCAGCTATCGATCTGGCAAACATCGATAGCTCCGGCCTGAAAGAGTTGCTTGAACATGACACTGTTGTGACAGTGTTCGCCGGTGGCAATACGTGTGGGCGCGGCTTCGCGGCGAATGCGGGCGTGACCGAGGATATCGTCGGGGCTGGTAGGCTCTTCCATCCACCAGGGCTGCAACTCGGCCAGTTGACGAGTGCGGGCGATGGCTTCGGTGACTCCCCACTTCTGATTGGCGTCGACCATGATGCGGTTGAGGGGGCCGATGGCGTCGCGCATGATGCGACCGCGACGGAGGTCGTCTTCGGCATCGCCGCCGACCTTGAGCTTGAAATGTGTCCACCCGTCGGCCAGTCCTTCCTCGCAGAGGCCGCGAATCTTGTCTTCGCTGTAACCGAACCAACCTGCGGAGGTGATGTAAGCAGGATAGCCGGTGCGTTCGAGCTGGACGAGGCGGGCATCTTTGCCAGACTGCGCACGGCGGAGGATGGTGAGAGCTTCATCAGGAGAGAGCGCGTCGGCGATATAGCGAAAGTCGATAAGGGAGACGATCTGCTCGGGTGTCATATCGGCGAGCAGACGCCAGACGGGTTTGCCTTCGGCCTTGGCGTAGAGGTCCCAGACAGCGTTGAGCAGAGCGGCACAGGCCAGGTGGATGACGCCTTTTTCGGGGCCGAGCCAACGGAACTGCGTGTCACCGGTGACCTGCAGATAGAAGGCCTTGAGGTCGGAGACGATGGAGTCGAGCGCGCGGCCTTCTACGTTGGTGGCAAGGTATTTGAGAGCACTGACGACGAGGTCTGTGCCGCGGCCGAGGGTAAAGGTGAGGCCGTGACCGGAGAGGCCGCAGTTGGTTTCGAGGATGCAGTAGGCGGCCGAATAGTCGGGATCCTTGTTGACGGCGTCGGAGCCGATGCTTTCGCGTGAAGTAGGAAAGCGAAGATCGATGACGCGAACTTTATCGATAGTAATAGGTGTCACGAGCGCCCCTTCATAAGAGTTCAGCGATAGTGAGACCCAGAGACACTGCCGCTGGTGGAACTGGGTAAGGCAGAGCTGATCCCGAGGTCTGTCTAAGATCTCGACACTATTCACAGAACATGATTGGTAATACTGATTACAATCATTATTAGTGATCGATACACACAATACCATGCGCCACTATGATCGCGCAAAATTGGGTGGAGATATCCGAAGAATGGCCGTAATGTAGCCAATCAATCAGACTGTGGACTCGAACTCGTGCGGAGTCTTCATAGCCCAAATTGAATCAATAAGATACATCGATACTTGATCGCTTCAAAGACATAGATCTCAATCTCTGCTTGTAGATGAATAGATTTAATAATCATTTATTATGAGCGGAAATGTAATTAAATATCTTTAATTATGCTTGACATAGATCATTTCGCTTGCGTAGTGTTCCGGCCAACAAAGAAACCACGATGGAGGACAGCGTAATGTACGAAACTTCTCGGGGAGCCAAGGTGCGTGATATGCGGTGGACGAACTGCCAAGTATTTGCTCTGTGGCAAGTATGTATTTTGAGTGCCATCCTACTGCTATCCGGCAGAGGGCTCGCACAGCTATCGACGGCCTCGCCGAGCGCAGCTGTCCGGGATTCGAGCGGTGCGGTGGTTCCCAGCGCAAAGGTTGTGCTGAGGAGCGTGGCTACAGCTGTCGAGAACACCACCAAATCCAATGGTTTGGGCACCTATCTTTTTGACAGGTAGCGCGGAGTCAGAATCGGAGCCATCCCTGCGGAACCGGTTCTCGCATCGCAGGAACAAAACCGCCGCCCCCCAGGCTCACACCATCTGCTTTTGGATCCCCAGGAGGAGTTCGTATATGTCCCAATGTTTGAAACGCAAAGTAATCGAACTGGTCTCTGGAACTGCAGCTTCAACAAATATCCCGACCATGCGCCAGGGGAATCGCGGTCTGTTCCTGGCCCTACGGCTGACCTTGGCGCTTGTGACGGTCAACACGCAAGCCGCGACGGACCCCATCACGTCAGCCCAGGCACAACGAATTGTTTCTCAATACTCCCCCTCAATCACCACGCCCGGATCCTGCTGCTCAAGCGAGGCCCCCAGCGGCGGTGCGCTGATGGGCAACGGCAACCTTGGCGTAGTCGTTGTCAACCCAATCAACACCATGACATTCCTTTTGGGCAAGAATGAGTTCTGGTCGTTCTCCGGTGGACAAGTTGAGCCGATGGCTTCAATGGCCTTGTCCATACCGGGCATGAACGGCGCATCTTTCGCGATGCAGGAGAACATCTACACTGGCACAGTCACCGGCCAGTTTACCCTCAACGGCAATGAAATCCAGACAAACTCCTGGGTGACGTCCAACGACACCGCGAACAACTTTTTGTTCACCCAGTTCACTTACTCAGGATCGGGCACACAGGTGGTTACCGTCTCGCTGGCCGCGGGGAACGGCAATACCTATCCATCCAGCTCGGGGTCATCGGGCAATGTTCTCTACTACAACGTCGCCGCTGACAGCACCTCGACAGTCGGTGGATACAACACGCATCAAGTCAGGATCGCGGTCGGCGTGGTCGGAGCCACGGGCACCATCAGCGGTAGCACGCTGCAATTCACTCTGTCGCCTGGAACCACGGTTACGCTCGTGAGCAGCATCATGAGCAACTACGACAGCTCCAGTTACACCACTCAGTCCATCTCCAACGTGAGCAGCTCGACCGCGTCCTCGATCTCCAGCGAACTCTCTGCGAACGAGGCTTGGTGGGCCAGCTTCTGGGCTGCCTCCTACGTGGAGTTTGCCAATAACCCGGTTCTGCAAAAGGAGTACTACGGCTCTCTGTATTTGTTGGCGGCCTCTTCCGAGCCGAATACTGCTCCTCCGGGATTATGGGGTCCATGGGTAGAGGCGAACCCTGCCTGGGCCGGCGACTACACGACGGACTACAACTTCGAAACTCCGCCTTTGGCCTATTTCCCAACGAACCACGTTGCCTTGGCGAATTCTTACGACACGGCTATGGAGACCTGGTTGCCCAATGCCGAGGCCAACGCCACCAGCAACGGATACAGTGGGGCATACTGGCAGTGCCATTTCGGCCCTCTGCCCAATGGCAGCTACGAGACGGGCTCCGGCGAAGAGAATATCAAGTCCAACGGCGCCTTTCTAGCGACGATCATGCTGAATCATTATTACTACACTCTAAGCGCTAGCTATGCGGCTTCTATCTGGCCGACGATTTCAGAGGCAGCGATGTTCTACCAGAATTACCTCACCTCGAACGGCACCACTTATGACGACGTTAACGACTCGCAGGTTGAGAACGATCCCTATCCCGAAACCAACGGCACAATGTCGCTTGGGTTTATAAGGAATCTCTTACAGGGCGCTATCAATCTCAGCACCGTGCTAGGTGAGAGCTCCTCGCAAAGAGCCACCTGGCAAAACATCCTGAACAACCTCACCACATTTAACGGCGAGACCAGCACTGTTGGAGGCCTGCCATACCCGACAATCACCCGAAATGGACTCCAGGTATTCGCAAATGAGCAAATTGGGGACCAATGGGCAACGAATGGAGATGAAGTTTGGGGGATCACAGCCGCGAACGCGGTCGGGCTTGGATCGAGTCCGACGCTACTGACGATAGCGCAGAACACGGTCGCGGACTTGGTGCCCCCGATTTCCTCTAGCACCCCGCTTTGGGTAATGTGGGCCCCCGCAGCGGCCAGAGTCGGATACAGCCCATCCTCCATTCTTTCGAATCTGACCACTCAGGTTAACAATCAAGCCGAGCAGAATCTATATGTGAACATCAACGGCGGCGGGATCGAGAATCAGGCGTTAGTGCCGTCCACTATCTCCGAGATGATGATGCAGTCGTTCCAGGGAAACATCATTCTCTTCCCGAACTGGCCTTCGAATACGACTGCCCACTTTGGCGACAATCTGGCCTACGGCAACTTCCTGGTCTCAAGCGCCATTGTTAATAACGCGGTTCTGTACGCTCGCATCATCAGCCAGGCCGGACAGACCGTCTCGATGACCAATCCGTGGCCGGGCCAGTCGGCGCAGTTCTATCGCAATGGCACCAATGAAGGCACGCTTTCGGGCACAACCTTCTCAATTCCGACCTCGACCAATGACGTGCTGCTGCTGGCGCCGGCCGGCACGAGTTCGGCCGCGATTACCTCGGAGATGGAAGATTCGATTGAGCAGTTAGGAGGCAACGGCGGCCCAGGGTCGGTGCTGCCCTATAACGTCAACGCGATCTATACCAATGGGACCACCTTCCCAAGCAACGGCGGCGCGGATGGTGTGGGCAACGCCTACTCCGCAACCTTGCTGGGCCCTTCGGTAACGTTTAATGGGACCACATTTACTTACGGTCCGTCCAACGCGCCCGACGCGTTCACCAATGTGACAGTAGCATTAAAGCCCGCATCGGTCAGCTCGCTGAATATCCTGGCCTACGCAATCTACGGCGATCAGCCCTCGCAGACCTTCCAGATCAATTACACCAACGGCACGTATTCCACAGTCACGCAGAGCATCAGCGACTGGGGCATACCAGGGAACTATTCGGGTGAGACGAAGGTGGCCACGATGGCATACCGGAATACGTCCAGCGGCGGGGAAAACAGCGGGACGACGACTTACATCTACGCGTATACCCTCCCGGTCAACAGCAGTCTGACCGTGGAGAGCATCACCCTCCCGGCCAATAACAATGTCAGGGTGCTTGGGATTCAGGGTGCGGCGACCTCTGGCGAGGGTCCCTACGGTGGCACGCCGGCGGCGGTTCCGGGCACGGTGATGGCCGAGAATTACGATACGGGCGGCTCCGGAGTCGGATATTTCGTCAACTCAGTCAATGGGACCGACAACGGCTATCGTTCCGACGGCGTCGATCTGGAGATGGCAACGTCTCCGGCAACGGGCAATGATCTCGGCTGGACGAGCACCGGACAGTGGTTCCGCTACACGGTGAACGTGGCCACCGCCGGAACGTACAGTGTCAATTTCTTGGTCGCTGGCGATACCGCGGTCACCGATGCCTTTCATCTGTCGAACTCGTCAGGCACAAACCTGACCGGCTCGGTCAATATTCCGAACACGGGCGGCTGGCAAGACTGGACGACGGTGTCGGCAACGGTGACCCTACCGGCGGGTGTGCAGACGCTGACGCTGAACGTGGACAACGGCGGCTGGAACATCGACTGGATGGCACTTGCCTCAACGGCACTGCCGTATAACGTCAACGCGATCTATACCAATGGGACCACCTTCCCAAGCAACGGCGGCGCGGATGGAGTAGGCAACGCCTACTCCGCAACCTTGCTGGGCGCTTCGGTAGCGTTTAACGGGACCACATTTACTTACGGTCCGTCCAACGCGCCCGACGCATTCACCAATGTAACAGTTCCATTAACACCCGGAGTGTTCAGCACCTTGAATATCCTGGCCTACGCAATCTACGGCGATCAGCCCTCGCAGACCTTCCAGGTGAATTACACCAACGGCACGCACTCCACCGTCACGCAGAGCATCAGCGACTGGGGCATACCAGGGAACTATTCGGGTGAGACGAAGGTGGCCACGATGGCATACCGGAATACGTCCAGCGGCGGGGAAAACAGCGGGACGACGACTTACATCTACGCGTATATCCTCCCGGTCAACAGCAGTCTGACCGTGGAGAGCATCACCCTCCCGGCCAATAACAATATCAGGGTGCTTGGGA encodes:
- a CDS encoding enolase C-terminal domain-like protein — protein: MTPITIDKVRVIDLRFPTSRESIGSDAVNKDPDYSAAYCILETNCGLSGHGLTFTLGRGTDLVVSALKYLATNVEGRALDSIVSDLKAFYLQVTGDTQFRWLGPEKGVIHLACAALLNAVWDLYAKAEGKPVWRLLADMTPEQIVSLIDFRYIADALSPDEALTILRRAQSGKDARLVQLERTGYPAYITSAGWFGYSEDKIRGLCEEGLADGWTHFKLKVGGDAEDDLRRGRIMRDAIGPLNRIMVDANQKWGVTEAIARTRQLAELQPWWMEEPTSPDDILGHARIRREAAPTRIATGEHCHNSVMFKQLFQAGAIDVCQIDSCRVASINENLSIMLMAAKFGVPVCPHAGGVGLCEYVQHLSIFDFLSISATMKDRVIEYVDHLHEHFVAPVTINRGHYMLPQTPGYGSEIHAESLQRYSFPDGIVWNERSKPEAMHEGRHLSSAKRRIDDLDD
- a CDS encoding carbohydrate-binding protein; translated protein: MSQCLKRKVIELVSGTAASTNIPTMRQGNRGLFLALRLTLALVTVNTQAATDPITSAQAQRIVSQYSPSITTPGSCCSSEAPSGGALMGNGNLGVVVVNPINTMTFLLGKNEFWSFSGGQVEPMASMALSIPGMNGASFAMQENIYTGTVTGQFTLNGNEIQTNSWVTSNDTANNFLFTQFTYSGSGTQVVTVSLAAGNGNTYPSSSGSSGNVLYYNVAADSTSTVGGYNTHQVRIAVGVVGATGTISGSTLQFTLSPGTTVTLVSSIMSNYDSSSYTTQSISNVSSSTASSISSELSANEAWWASFWAASYVEFANNPVLQKEYYGSLYLLAASSEPNTAPPGLWGPWVEANPAWAGDYTTDYNFETPPLAYFPTNHVALANSYDTAMETWLPNAEANATSNGYSGAYWQCHFGPLPNGSYETGSGEENIKSNGAFLATIMLNHYYYTLSASYAASIWPTISEAAMFYQNYLTSNGTTYDDVNDSQVENDPYPETNGTMSLGFIRNLLQGAINLSTVLGESSSQRATWQNILNNLTTFNGETSTVGGLPYPTITRNGLQVFANEQIGDQWATNGDEVWGITAANAVGLGSSPTLLTIAQNTVADLVPPISSSTPLWVMWAPAAARVGYSPSSILSNLTTQVNNQAEQNLYVNINGGGIENQALVPSTISEMMMQSFQGNIILFPNWPSNTTAHFGDNLAYGNFLVSSAIVNNAVLYARIISQAGQTVSMTNPWPGQSAQFYRNGTNEGTLSGTTFSIPTSTNDVLLLAPAGTSSAAITSEMEDSIEQLGGNGGPGSVLPYNVNAIYTNGTTFPSNGGADGVGNAYSATLLGPSVTFNGTTFTYGPSNAPDAFTNVTVALKPASVSSLNILAYAIYGDQPSQTFQINYTNGTYSTVTQSISDWGIPGNYSGETKVATMAYRNTSSGGENSGTTTYIYAYTLPVNSSLTVESITLPANNNVRVLGIQGAATSGEGPYGGTPAAVPGTVMAENYDTGGSGVGYFVNSVNGTDNGYRSDGVDLEMATSPATGNDLGWTSTGQWFRYTVNVATAGTYSVNFLVAGDTAVTDAFHLSNSSGTNLTGSVNIPNTGGWQDWTTVSATVTLPAGVQTLTLNVDNGGWNIDWMALASTALPYNVNAIYTNGTTFPSNGGADGVGNAYSATLLGASVAFNGTTFTYGPSNAPDAFTNVTVPLTPGVFSTLNILAYAIYGDQPSQTFQVNYTNGTHSTVTQSISDWGIPGNYSGETKVATMAYRNTSSGGENSGTTTYIYAYILPVNSSLTVESITLPANNNIRVLGIQDEQ